In a genomic window of Anoplopoma fimbria isolate UVic2021 breed Golden Eagle Sablefish chromosome 6, Afim_UVic_2022, whole genome shotgun sequence:
- the LOC129092785 gene encoding leucine-rich repeat-containing protein 27-like: MGSASQSTSFPLENLSFCCSKGLTVCPTQSWCWFSLSLPSLQQAKQYALCLLQRVLSVGSQRVLAEQRGKALLLAGGGDASAGCLALLHYELKWFLVVPDLQPSYVFGNSVVKPQTPRTVPEDAEQQELPACYPTETLCLSRTQLKHVAESILRNSTLKYLYLEGNQISSLPDSMFISLPNLLWLDLRNNQITSLPAEIGLHRSLKTVLLEGNPIPELPPELGNVITLKGLNLRYCPIRFPPQHIVNQGLRSILQYLRSTMAKRPVSARKSPPELPVVEKLQLSELMGSSVEEQEESVDEDELQRFRELRHQMILLDKADLGSVPRGDGDPKSRLLPAIKRKTTKAGMIPQLPLFDTRHWKKPEERRQAAMKELTEKQAILEQRRKSQEALRKWRTQAKIIQEKKTPEQKKHAQQRSQEDAETDSNPGVGQASALSIPECEETRSARELERQIRARVDTMQERRRNPRGTATEQMAAAERDVEEMRKLQARLLERKRNRGGDLEKCFTVFTGDTWPSFIDQ, encoded by the exons ATGGGCTCGGCCAGCCAG agCACCAgtttccctttagaaaacctctcattttgcTGCAGCAAGGGTCTGACAGTGTGCCCCACTCAGTCCTGGTGCTGGTTCTCCCtgtccctcccttctctccagcAGGCCAAGCAATACGCCCTGTGTCTCCTGCAGCGTGTTCTCagtgttggctcccagcgggTATTGGCAGAGCAGCGAGGCAAAGCTCTGCTACtggccggaggaggagacgccTCTGCCGGGTGCCTAGCTCTCCTTCACTATGAGCTGAAGtggtttctg gtGGTTCCCGACCTGCAGCCAAGCTATGTCTTCGGGAACAGCGTTGTCAAACCGCAGACCCCCCGCACTGTGCCGGAGGATGCCGAGCAACAGGAGCTCCCTGCATGTTACCCAACAGAGACATTATGTCTGAGCAGAACTCAGCTGAAGCATGTTGCAGAAAGTATTTTGAGAAACAGCACTCTAAAG TATTTGTATCTTGAAGGCAACCAGATATCCAGTCTCCCAGATTCAATGTTCATCAGCTTGCCAAACCTTCTGTGGCTGGACCTCAGGAATAACCAAATCACATCCCTCCCTGCCGAAATTGGCTTGCACAG GTCTCTGAAAACGGTGCTTCTGGAAGGAAACCCCATCCCAGAACTTCCTCCAGAGTTGG GGAATGTGATCACCCTCAAAGGCCTGAACCTGAGGTACTGCCCCATCCGTTTCCCTCCGCAACACATCGTGAACCAGGGGCTCCGCAGCATCCTCCAATACCTCAGGAGCACCATGGCTAAGCGGCCGGTCAGCGCGAGGAAGAGCCCCCCAG AGCTGCCGGTGGTGGAGAAGCTCCAACTGTCAGAGCTGATGGGGTCCAGcgtggaggagcaggaagagtCGGTGGATGAGGACGAGCTGCAGAGGTTCAGGGAACTCAGACACCAGATGATCCTGCTGGACAAGGCTGATCTGGGATCGGTACCGCGGGGTGATGGAGACCCGAAGTCACGCCTTCTTCCCGCCATCAAAAG AAAAACTACCAAGGCCGGCATGATTCCCCAGCTCCCCCTGTTTGACACTCGGCACTGGAAGAAGCCAGAAGAAAGGAGACAGGCTGCAATGAAGGAGCTGACAGAGAAACAGGCAATTCTCGAGCAGAGGCGAAA GAGCCAAGAGGCCCTTCGGAAGTGGCGTACCCAGGCCAAGATCATCCAGGAGAAGAAAACTCCCGAGCAGAAGAAGCACGCACAACAAAGAAGCCAGGAG GATGCAGAAACCGATTCAAACCCCGGTGTGGGTCAGGCGTCCGCCTTGTCCATCCCAGAGTGTGAGGAGACCAG ATCAGCCCGTGAGTTGGAGCGGCAGATCCGTGCCCGCGTCGACACGATGCAGGAGAGACGCAGGAATCCCAGGGGCACTGCCACCGAGCAGATggcagctgcagagagagacgtGGAGGAG ATGAGGAAGCTGCAGGCTCGGCtcctggagaggaagaggaatcGGGGAGGAGATCTCGAAAAATGTTTCACTGTCTTCACCGGAGACACCTGGCCGAGTTTCATTGACCAGTAG